The sequence below is a genomic window from Streptomyces sudanensis.
CCGGCCCGCACGCCCCGGCCCGCGCCGCGCGCTGCGCCGGACGGACCCCGGTGCGGCGCGCGGCGCGGGCCCCGCGCGGCGTCAGCGCGGGACGACGAACCGCTCGTTGGGCACGCAGTGCGTCATCGTCAGCCCGGTCACGTCCCGCGGCGGGTTCTCGCCCAGGTTGGCCAGGCGCTTGCGGTCCTCGTCGGTGAGGGTCTGGCCCGGCAGCGGCTCCAGGCCGGCCACGTCCCCCGGGCCGATGCCCACGCCCTCGCCGACCCGCAGCCCCAGGTCGGTGTCGACCATCAGGAAGTGCCAGACCATCCGCTCCTGCACGGGCCGGTCGCACTGCTTGAGCGCGTCGACGAAGTTGAGCACCAGGTCGTCGCGCTCCCACTGCTCCATCAGCTGGTAGCGCTGGCCGGCCTGGAGGTAGTCGTTGGCGCGCGGGATGCGCTTGCGGGTGAGGCGGCCGCGGATCTCCGGCCCCTGCTCGTCGTGGGCCGGGGCCGGGGCCTCGTGCAGCCCGCCCCTGACGGACGGTTCGTAGTTGACGCTCGGGTTCTCCCCGGCGCCGTCCACGTGGTACGTCATCTGGCCGTCGCGCTGGTTGGTGCGCACGTCCGCGTTCCTGGCGTGGTTGACCGGCAGCTGCAGGTAGTTGGGGCCGACCCGGTACCGCTGGGTGTCGCTGTAGGAGAACGTCCGGCCGACCAGCATCTTGTCGTCCGAGAAGTCCAGGCCGTCCACGAGCACGCCGGTGCCGAAGGAGATCTGCTCGTTCTCCGCGAAGAAGTTCTCCGGCATCCGGTCGAGCACCATCCGCCCCACCGGCTTCGGCGGGAAGTCCTGCTCCGGCCAGGTCTTGGTGTCGTCCAGCGGGTCGAAGTCGAGTTCCGGGTGCTCGTCGTCCGACATCATCTGGACGAGCAGCTCCCACTCCGGGTGGTCGCCGCGCCCGACCGCCTCGTACAGGTCCTTCGTGGCGTGGCCGAGGGTCCGCGCCTGCATGTTCGCGGCGTCCTCCCCGGTCATGCTCCGCACGCCCTGCTTCGGCATCCAGTGGTACTTGACCAGCACCGTGTCGCCCTCGGCGTTCACCCACTTGTACGTGTTGACGCCGAAGCCCTGCATGTGGCGGTAGTCCGACGGGATGCCGCGCGGGCTGAACAGGTTGACGAGCATGTGCATGCTCTCCGGGGTCTGCGACATGAAGTCGAAGATCCGCCCCGGCTGCTGCTCGAAGGTGACCGGGTCCGGCTTCAGGGCGTGGATGACGTCCGGGAAC
It includes:
- a CDS encoding catalase; amino-acid sequence: MTDDSRKVLTNRQGHPVHDNQNQRTVGARGPATLENYQFLEKISHFDRERIPERVVHARGVTAYGYFEAYGSWGDEPIGRYTRAKLFQERGKRTDLAVRFSTVIGGRDSSESARDPRGFAVKFYTEDGNWDLVGNNLGVFFIRDAIKFPDVIHALKPDPVTFEQQPGRIFDFMSQTPESMHMLVNLFSPRGIPSDYRHMQGFGVNTYKWVNAEGDTVLVKYHWMPKQGVRSMTGEDAANMQARTLGHATKDLYEAVGRGDHPEWELLVQMMSDDEHPELDFDPLDDTKTWPEQDFPPKPVGRMVLDRMPENFFAENEQISFGTGVLVDGLDFSDDKMLVGRTFSYSDTQRYRVGPNYLQLPVNHARNADVRTNQRDGQMTYHVDGAGENPSVNYEPSVRGGLHEAPAPAHDEQGPEIRGRLTRKRIPRANDYLQAGQRYQLMEQWERDDLVLNFVDALKQCDRPVQERMVWHFLMVDTDLGLRVGEGVGIGPGDVAGLEPLPGQTLTDEDRKRLANLGENPPRDVTGLTMTHCVPNERFVVPR